The nucleotide sequence GTGCCGGACGTCGTGGTGGTCGTCGTTCCCGAGGATTTCGACGGGTTCATGACGAGGTAGCTGTACTCGCCCGGGTAGACGTACAGCAGCCTGTCGCGGGCCTGCGCCTCGATGTAGGCGGGGTCGTTCCAGCGAGCGACGTCGCCCTTGAGGCTCTGCACGTCGCTCTTCTGCTTCTGCACGGACTGCTCGAGCGAGGCGACCTGCTGCTGCTGCTGGATCAGGGTGCGCAGGCTCGGGGCGAGCACGACGATGAACAGGATGATGATCACGAGCATGAGCAGGCTGAAGCCCGAGAACCGGGAGGCGCGCAGCCAGCCGCCGGCCGCGGACTCCATGGCCGGCAGGCTCACGGGGATGCGGCGGTTCTTCGACGCGCCGCCCTTCGAGGCGGGCTCGTGCGTGTGGCGCTCGCCTGCTGTGCTCATGCCTCGACGATAGGCGACGGCCCGCCCCGCATCGTGCGGGACGGGCCGTCGGAGGCTGAGAAAAGCCTCAGCCTGTGCTCTGGGACTAGCCCTTGAAGCGCGGGAAGGCGCTGCGGCCGGCGTAGACCGCGGCGTCGCCGAGCTCTTCTTCGATGCGGAGAAGCTGGTTGTACTTCGCGACGCGCTCGGAGCGGGCCGGGGCGCCGGTCTTGATCTGACCGCCGTCGGTGGCGACTGCGAGGTCGGAGATCGTGGTGTCTTCGGTCTCGCCCGACCGGTGCGACATGACCGTCTTGTAGCCGGAGCGCTGCGCGAGCGCGACCGCGTCGAGGGTCTCGGTCAGCGTGCCGATCTGGTTCACCTTGACGAGGAGCGCGTTGGCGGCGCCGTTCTCGATGCCCTTGGCGAGGCGCACCGGGTTCGTGACGAACAGGTCGTCGCCGACGATCTGGGTCTTCGAGCCGATGAGCTCGGTGATGTGCGCCCAGCCCTCCCAGTCGTCCTCGTCGAGGGGGTCCTCGATGGTCACGAGCGGGTACGAGGCCACGAGGTCCTCGTAGTACGCGCCCATCTCCTCGGCCGACTTCGTGCCGCCCTCGAAGGCGTACGAGCCGTCCTTGAAGAACTCGCTGGAGGCGACGTCGAGACCGAGTGCGATGTCCTTGCCGGGCGTGAAGCCGGCCTTGGTGATCGCGGCGACGAGGAGGTCGAGCGCGGCGCGGTTCGACGACAGGTTCGGGGCGAAGCCGCCCTCGTCGCCGAGGCCGGTCGAGAGGCCCTGGCTCTTCAGCTCGCTCTTGAGCACGTGGTAGGTCTCGGTGCCCCAGCGGAGCGCCTCGGAGAACGACTCGGCGCCGATCGGCAGGATCATGAACTCCTGGATGTCGACGTTGCTGTCGGCGTGCGAGCCGCCGTTGATCACGTTCATCATCGGGACGGGCAGCGTGTGCGCGTTCGGGCCGCCGACGTAGCGGAACAGCGGGAGGTCGGCCGAGTCGGCCGCGGCGCGGGCGACGGCGAGCGAGACGCCGAGGATGGCGTTCGCGCCGAGGCGCTTCTTGTTCTCGGTGCCGTCGAGGTCGATCATCGCCTGGTCGATGACGCGCTGGTCGGTGGCGTCGAGGCCCTCGATCTCGGGGCCGATCTCGTCGATCACCGCGGTGACGGCCTTGAGGACGCCCTTGCCCTGGTAGCGCTCCTTGTCGCCGTCGCGCAGCTCGTAGGCCTCGAACGCACCGGTCGACGCGCCCGAGGGCACGGCTGCGCGAGCGACGGTGCCGTCGTCGAGCAGGACTTCGACCTCGACCGTGGGGTTGCCCCGCGAGTCGAGGATTTCGCGGGCGCCTACGGCGTCGATTGCTGCCACGGATTACTCCTTAGATCGTCTGTCTGTGAGGGCTTCCGCCCAGGCGCAATCCTAGTCACGCCGGGTGGCCGGCCCTCGGTTCTCCACAGGCGAAGCAGGGCGCAGGATCCGACAGCCTCCCGGCTCAGCCGATCTCGCGGATCTCCAGCTCTTCCGCCGACACCCCGGCCTCACGCACCGCGGCGAACTCCGTGTACCCGGCGGCCCCCAGCGACGCGAGCTGGTTCGAGAAGTTCTTCGCCCGCCGCTCCAGCCGGACCCGGCGGCCGCGGGCGACGAGCTCGCCCTGCAGCCGGACCAGGTCGACCGGGTCCAGTGAACGGTCGTAGACGAGCGCCAGGCCGCCGGCGTCGCCCGTGTCGAGCGTGACGAGGTCGACGAGCCGCTCGAACCCGAGCGAGAACCCCGCGGCCGGGACGTCCTGCCCGAGGAAGCGGCCGATCATGCCGTCGTAGCGGCCGCCGCCGCCGAGCGAGTAGCCGAAGTCGGGGTGGGCGACCTCGAAGATCGTGCCGGTGTAGTAGCCCATGCCGCGCACGAGCGTCGGGTCGAACTCGATCTCGGCGCCGGGGATGGCGTCGCGGAGCGCGACGAGGTCGGCGAACGCCTCGGTGTCGAGCCAGTCCGGTGCGGCCCGGCCGATCGACCAGTCGGCGTGGGCGAGCTCTCCGAGCTGCTCCGCGAGACCCTCACGCGGCACGTCGATCTCGGCGAGCTCGGCGACGACCCCGTCGACGCCGATCTTGTCGAGCTTGTCGATGATCACGAGCGCCGGGTCGAACCGGTCGATGGGCACCTGCCAGTGCGCCAGGAGCGCGAGCAGGATCCGGCGGTCGTTGATCCTGATCGTCGCCCGCTCGATCCCCAGCCGCTCGAGCACCGCCGACGTCGCCGTCAGAAGCTCGATCTCGGCCAGGGCGCCCGGCTCGCCGATGATGTCGATGTCGCACTGGACGAACTGCCGGTAGCGGCCCTTCTGCGGCCGCTCGGCACGCCACACGGGCGCGATCTGGATGGAGCGGAAGACGGTCGGCAGCTCGCCCCGGTGGCTTGCGTAGAAACGGGCGAGAGGAACGGTCAGGTCGAACCTGAGCCCGAGGTCGGCGAGGTCGAGCGGCGCATCGGCGGCCCGCAGGTCGTCGACGGTGAGCGCCCGCTTCATGATCGCGAACGCGAGCTTCTCGTTGTCACCGCCGAGGCCCGCGTGGAGCCGCGAGCTGTCCTCGACGACGGGGGTCTCGATCTCGTCGAAGCCGTAGGAGCGGTAGGTCGACCGGATGGCGTCGAGCACGAGGTCGCGGCGGCGCTTGTCGGCGGGGAGGAAGTCGCGCATGCCGCGGGACGGATTCACGGGAGGCATGGTCGCCAGTCTTCCAGAAGTCGTCGTGCCGACCGCGCTCGTGACGCGTCGTCGTCTTCGGTCGGCTTGCACGGATGTAACATGTCAGGTATTGTTGGTGCCACCCGCCACGACGTGGCGAGGTGCCCGAGGGGCGACGTGTGCTGTGTCCGGCGCCTCTCGATCGAGCTCCTCGTCATCCGACCGGCGGCGCGTGAATCGGGTTGCGCGCGCCGCTAGCCGAGCAGTCCGTCCCTTCCCTGCGGTGACGGGCAGGCTCGGCACGATGCCCCGCGCGAGAGCGCGGGGCATCACTCGTCTGCGCGAGGCATCACTCGTCAGCGGGCGCAGCGCGCATCGTCAGCTCTCCGCGTCCGGCCCCCGGACGCTCCGTGAGCCGTCATCAAACGTTCCTCATGAAACACTGAGAATTCCGCCGTGACATTTCACAAGCGTGTATCGTTGACGTTGTCGCGCCGCAAGGCGCGGCCGGGGCCGGCTGATCACCGGGCCCGGGCGGGGTCCCCTCTATTCGGGTTGTGGGGTGCCCCGCCGTTCCCGACTCTCAGCCGCACGAAGATCGCTCTCGCGCTCGCGCACCGCGGCGCGGAGGGCTCGCTCCGCGTCGAAGCCCCGCGCTGTCGCGGCCTCGACCGACGTGAGGAGGGCGCGGCCCCAGGCGAGCTCGGTGTCGGCGTGCGACAGGTCGGCGGGCGGGTGTCCGCCTGCTCCTGCGACCGGATCGTCGCCGTCGGCCGCCGGGGCCTGCGCCCTGGTCTGCCGCGCCAGCAGCTTCTGCGCCCGCGCGAGGGCCGGCATGCCCAGCGGCACGCCGTCGTACGCGCTCTCGCGCGACGCCTTCTCTCGCGCTTTCGCCGCCGACCACAGGCGGATGATGTCGTCGACGTCCGCCGCGGAGTCGTCTCCGAACACGTGCGGATGGCGCCTGCGCACCTTCTCGTCGACCTCGGCGATCACGTCGGCCAGGTCGAAGCCGGCACCGGCGCGCTCGGCGACGCCCGACTGCAGCACGACCTGGTAGAGCACGTCGCCGAGCTCCTCGCGGAGATCAGCCTGGCTGCCCGACTCGATGGCCTCGACGAGCTCGAATGCCTCCTCGACCAGGTAGGTGACCAGCGACTCCTTCGTCTGCGCCCGGTTCCACTCGCAGCCGGGCGGGTCCAGGAGCCGGTCGACGCTCGTGGTGAGCCCGGCGAGGGCGTCACGCGTGCGATCGTCGTTCGAGGTCATCGGGTGTCGGCCTCCTGCCGCGTCGTCTGTCGGTGGTCCCACGATAGAGTGGCCTCGGTGAGTCGGGAAGTCTGGTCGACACTTCCTCGTCGACCTCTCGATTGGACGCCATGGGCATCTTCCGTTCCGAGCGGGCCTCAGCAGCCCTCCTCCTCGCCGCCGCGATCCTGGGCCTCGTGCTCGCCAACCTCCCGACCGGGCACGCGCTCGAGGCCGTCAAGCACCATCATCTCGACCTGCCCGCGATCGGGCTGAACCTCTCGGTCGGGCACTGGGTCTCCGACGGACTCCTGGCTCTCTTCTTCTTCGTCGTGGCCGTCGAACTGAAGCACGAGCTCGTCAAGGGCGAGCTGAACAGCGTGAAGAAGGCGATCGTGCCCGGCATCGCCGCGATCGGCGGCGTCATCGCGCCCGCCGTCGTCTACGCGATCGTGACCGCCGGCACTCGCTACACGGGCGGCTGGCCGATCCCCACGGCGACCGACATCGCCTTCGCGCTCGGTATCCTCGCGGTCTTCGGGTCGCACCTCCCGGGCCGGATCCGGGTGTTCCTCCTCGCGCTGGCGGTGCTCGACGACCTCGTGGCGATCCTGATCATCGCGATCTTCTTCACGCACGGCTCGAACCTCGCCTTCCTCGGGCTCGGCATCCTGGCCGTCGCCGCCGTCTTCGCCGCCGGCCGCCTGCTCGGCCGCTGGTCGGGTCTCGCCGGAGCAGCGGCTGTCGCCCTCGTGGTCGTGCTCGCCGTCGTCTGCTGGTACTTCGTCTACCGGTCGGGCGTGCACGCGACGATCGCCGCGGTCGCGGTCGGGCTCGTGCTGCCGCTCAAACCCGCCGACCGGGCCATCCACGCGCTGCAGCCGTTCGTCAACGGCGTGGTCCTGCCGATCTTCGCCTTCGCGGCGGCGTCGATCGCGGTGCCGTCCGTCGGCATCGGCCAGCTGAGCCCCGTGTTCTGGGCCATCGTCATCGCACTGCCGGTCGGCAAGCTGATCGGCATCACGATCGCCGGGGGCATCGCCTCGCGCATCTTCCGCGACCCCGACCCGGCACGCCGCGGGCAGACCCTGCGTCTCGGCGAGCTCGTCACCGTGGCCATGCTGGGCGGCATCGGCTTCACCGTGTCGCTGCTGATGAACGAGCTGGCGTTCAAGAAGAGTGCGGAGATCGTCGATGAGGGCACGCTCGCCGTGCTCCTGGGCTCCGCGGTCTCGATCGTCGTGAGCGCGGTGCTCGTCAGCATGCTCAAGCGGTCGCACGCCCGCCGCAGCGCGGTGCCGCTCCCCCGCTGAGCGGCCGCCCGCCGATCGCTACGCCGCGTCGGGCGCCGGCGACGCCGTCGCCGGCGCGGCCCCGTAGACGGCGACGAGCAGCTGCTCCACCCAGGCGATGAGCTCGGAGTCGGGCAGGGGCTCCCCGTTCGGCCGCGGCATCGGCACCGTGACAGATTTCGTCTGGGCGAAGTAGCGGGCACCGGGGAACAGCCGCTGGAGCCTCAGCTGGACGCTGTCGGCGAGCTCCTGCGCCGCGACCCGGAGGTTCGTGCCCATGGCGACGACCTCGCTCAGGCCGGTCTTCTGAGCCATGCGCCGGAGGCGGGAGACCTCGATGAGCGCCAGCACGGGCGCGGGCGGCTCGCCGTAGCGGTCGGTGAGCTCGTCGAGCACCGAGTCGATCTGGCCGTCGCTCGACGTCGGCGACGACGCGGTCGAGAGCTTCTGGTACGCCTCGAGCCGGAGGCGCTCGGATTCGACGTACTCCTCGGGGATGTGCGCGTCGACGGGAAGCTCGAGCCGCAGCTCGGTCTGCCCCTCGGCAACGTCGCCGCGGAAAGCGTTGACGGCCTCGCCGATCATCCGCAGGTAGAGGTCGAAGCCGACTCCGGCGATGTGGCCGGACTGCTCGCCGCCCAGGAGGTTGCCTGCGCCGCGGATCTCGAGGTCTTTCAGGGCGACCTGCATGCCGGCCCCCAGCTCGTTGTTCGCCGCGATGGTCTCCAGGCGATCCTGCGCCGTCTCGGAGAGCGGCTTGTCGGCGTCGTAGAGGAAGTACGCGTAGCCGCGCTCGCGCCCTCGCCCGACGCGACCGCGCAGCTGGTGCAGCTGCGAGAGGCCGTACCGGTCGGCGCGGTCGATGATGAGGGTGTT is from Frondihabitans australicus and encodes:
- the nhaA gene encoding Na+/H+ antiporter NhaA, coding for MGIFRSERASAALLLAAAILGLVLANLPTGHALEAVKHHHLDLPAIGLNLSVGHWVSDGLLALFFFVVAVELKHELVKGELNSVKKAIVPGIAAIGGVIAPAVVYAIVTAGTRYTGGWPIPTATDIAFALGILAVFGSHLPGRIRVFLLALAVLDDLVAILIIAIFFTHGSNLAFLGLGILAVAAVFAAGRLLGRWSGLAGAAAVALVVVLAVVCWYFVYRSGVHATIAAVAVGLVLPLKPADRAIHALQPFVNGVVLPIFAFAAASIAVPSVGIGQLSPVFWAIVIALPVGKLIGITIAGGIASRIFRDPDPARRGQTLRLGELVTVAMLGGIGFTVSLLMNELAFKKSAEIVDEGTLAVLLGSAVSIVVSAVLVSMLKRSHARRSAVPLPR
- the eno gene encoding phosphopyruvate hydratase, which translates into the protein MAAIDAVGAREILDSRGNPTVEVEVLLDDGTVARAAVPSGASTGAFEAYELRDGDKERYQGKGVLKAVTAVIDEIGPEIEGLDATDQRVIDQAMIDLDGTENKKRLGANAILGVSLAVARAAADSADLPLFRYVGGPNAHTLPVPMMNVINGGSHADSNVDIQEFMILPIGAESFSEALRWGTETYHVLKSELKSQGLSTGLGDEGGFAPNLSSNRAALDLLVAAITKAGFTPGKDIALGLDVASSEFFKDGSYAFEGGTKSAEEMGAYYEDLVASYPLVTIEDPLDEDDWEGWAHITELIGSKTQIVGDDLFVTNPVRLAKGIENGAANALLVKVNQIGTLTETLDAVALAQRSGYKTVMSHRSGETEDTTISDLAVATDGGQIKTGAPARSERVAKYNQLLRIEEELGDAAVYAGRSAFPRFKG
- a CDS encoding MazG nucleotide pyrophosphohydrolase domain-containing protein gives rise to the protein MTSNDDRTRDALAGLTTSVDRLLDPPGCEWNRAQTKESLVTYLVEEAFELVEAIESGSQADLREELGDVLYQVVLQSGVAERAGAGFDLADVIAEVDEKVRRRHPHVFGDDSAADVDDIIRLWSAAKAREKASRESAYDGVPLGMPALARAQKLLARQTRAQAPAADGDDPVAGAGGHPPADLSHADTELAWGRALLTSVEAATARGFDAERALRAAVRERESDLRAAESRERRGTPQPE
- the hisS gene encoding histidine--tRNA ligase, coding for MPPVNPSRGMRDFLPADKRRRDLVLDAIRSTYRSYGFDEIETPVVEDSSRLHAGLGGDNEKLAFAIMKRALTVDDLRAADAPLDLADLGLRFDLTVPLARFYASHRGELPTVFRSIQIAPVWRAERPQKGRYRQFVQCDIDIIGEPGALAEIELLTATSAVLERLGIERATIRINDRRILLALLAHWQVPIDRFDPALVIIDKLDKIGVDGVVAELAEIDVPREGLAEQLGELAHADWSIGRAAPDWLDTEAFADLVALRDAIPGAEIEFDPTLVRGMGYYTGTIFEVAHPDFGYSLGGGGRYDGMIGRFLGQDVPAAGFSLGFERLVDLVTLDTGDAGGLALVYDRSLDPVDLVRLQGELVARGRRVRLERRAKNFSNQLASLGAAGYTEFAAVREAGVSAEELEIREIG
- a CDS encoding FtsB family cell division protein → MSTAGERHTHEPASKGGASKNRRIPVSLPAMESAAGGWLRASRFSGFSLLMLVIIILFIVVLAPSLRTLIQQQQQVASLEQSVQKQKSDVQSLKGDVARWNDPAYIEAQARDRLLYVYPGEYSYLVMNPSKSSGTTTTTTSGTQISDKIQTPKVDWVQAMTSSVLDAGLTNEPATKLVSPDISGSESSTGTK